In the genome of Saccharomonospora viridis DSM 43017, one region contains:
- the arc gene encoding proteasome ATPase: MQHDLPGGRHDEADSSETGGAGTTENPSSEQARQIRFLEEEVALLRRKLTDSPRQNRVLEQRLAEANERVSQLTERNNKLVETLREARSQLLALREEVDRLAQPPSGYGVFIAAYDDNTVDVFTSGRKMRVAVSPTVDIQSLRRGQSVRLNEALTVVEVGGFESTGEVCTLREVLAPDTEGGSARALVAGHTDEERVVWLADPLAEQTLKPGDSLLVDPKAGYAYERVPKAEVEDLVLEEVPDVRYEDIGGLYRQIEQIRDAVELPFLHADLYTQYKLRPPKGVLLYGPPGCGKTLIAKAVANSLAKQVAAATGEKDAKSYFLNIKGPELLNKFVGETERHIRMIFQRAREKASDGTPVIVFFDEMESIFRTRGSGVSSDVETTIVPQLLSEIDGVEGLENVIVIGASNREDMIDPAILRPGRLDVKIKIERPDAEGAKDIFSKYLTPDLPIHADDLAEFGGDRQATIDAMIQHTVERMYEESEENRFLEVTYANGDKEVLYFRDFNSGAMIQNIVDRAKKAAIKSVLETNQPGLRVQHLLDAIVDEFAENEDLPNTTNPDDWARISGKKGERIVYIRTLVTGKNQESGRVIDTATNTGQYL, from the coding sequence ATGCAACACGACCTTCCCGGAGGTCGGCACGACGAGGCCGACTCTTCAGAGACAGGCGGAGCCGGAACCACGGAGAACCCGTCGAGCGAACAGGCGCGTCAGATCCGTTTCCTCGAGGAAGAAGTGGCGCTGCTCCGTCGCAAGCTCACCGACTCGCCCCGGCAGAATCGAGTGCTGGAGCAACGGCTGGCCGAGGCGAACGAGCGCGTGAGCCAGCTCACCGAGCGCAACAACAAGTTGGTCGAGACTCTGCGTGAGGCGCGGAGCCAGCTGTTGGCGCTGCGGGAGGAGGTCGATCGACTCGCGCAACCTCCGAGTGGCTACGGCGTGTTCATCGCCGCTTACGACGATAACACGGTGGATGTGTTCACCTCGGGCCGCAAGATGCGGGTCGCCGTGTCGCCGACGGTGGACATCCAGAGTCTGCGGCGGGGGCAGAGCGTCCGACTCAACGAAGCGCTGACCGTGGTGGAGGTCGGCGGCTTCGAGAGCACGGGTGAGGTCTGCACCCTGCGAGAGGTGTTGGCACCCGACACCGAAGGCGGTAGTGCCCGCGCGTTGGTGGCGGGGCATACCGACGAGGAACGGGTCGTGTGGCTGGCCGATCCGCTGGCGGAGCAAACGCTCAAGCCCGGCGACTCGCTCCTGGTGGACCCCAAGGCGGGCTACGCGTACGAACGTGTGCCCAAGGCCGAGGTCGAGGACTTGGTGCTGGAGGAGGTGCCCGACGTCCGATACGAGGACATCGGTGGCCTGTACCGGCAGATCGAGCAGATCAGGGACGCGGTCGAGCTGCCGTTCCTCCACGCTGATCTGTACACACAGTACAAGTTGAGGCCACCGAAGGGGGTGCTCCTCTACGGGCCGCCGGGATGTGGGAAGACGCTGATCGCCAAGGCGGTGGCGAACTCGTTGGCCAAGCAGGTCGCCGCGGCGACGGGGGAGAAGGACGCCAAGTCCTACTTCCTCAACATCAAGGGGCCTGAGCTGCTCAACAAGTTCGTCGGTGAGACCGAACGACACATTCGGATGATTTTCCAGCGGGCACGGGAGAAGGCCTCCGACGGAACACCTGTGATCGTGTTCTTCGACGAGATGGAGTCGATCTTCCGAACGCGGGGAAGCGGTGTGTCGTCGGACGTGGAGACCACGATCGTGCCCCAGCTGTTGTCGGAGATCGATGGCGTGGAGGGGCTGGAGAACGTCATCGTGATCGGTGCTTCGAACCGGGAGGACATGATCGACCCGGCGATCCTGCGGCCCGGTCGCCTGGACGTGAAGATCAAGATCGAACGCCCGGACGCCGAGGGCGCGAAGGACATCTTCTCGAAGTACCTCACGCCCGATCTGCCGATCCACGCCGATGATCTGGCGGAGTTCGGTGGCGACCGGCAGGCCACGATCGACGCGATGATCCAGCACACCGTCGAGCGGATGTACGAGGAGTCCGAGGAGAACCGGTTCCTGGAAGTCACCTATGCCAACGGTGACAAGGAAGTGCTGTACTTCCGCGACTTCAACTCCGGCGCGATGATTCAGAACATCGTGGACCGGGCGAAGAAGGCGGCGATCAAGTCGGTGTTGGAGACCAACCAGCCCGGCTTGCGTGTGCAGCACCTGCTGGATGCGATCGTCGACGAGTTCGCGGAGAACGAGGACCTGCCCAACACCACCAACCCGGACGACTGGGCACGGATCTCGGGCAAGAAGGGCGAGCGGATCGTCTACATCCGCACGCTCGTGACCGGAAAGAACCAGGAGTCGGGACGGGTGATCGACACGGCCACCAATACCGGCCAGTACCTCTGA
- a CDS encoding tRNA (adenine-N1)-methyltransferase — MAAGPFRAGDRVQLTDPKGRQYTIVLAEGKEYHTHRGAIAHDDLIGAPEGSVVTSTYGTAYLALRPLLPDYVLSMPRGAQVIYPKDAAQILMWGDIFPGARVLEAGAGSGALTCSLLRAVGPEGSVTSYEVRADHAEHAVRNVEKFFGERPSNWTLHVADLASHTGEVDRVVLDMLTPWEVLPTVSEALVPGGVLVGYVATVTQLSSFVEALREQQCWTEPQAWETLLRPWHVVGLAVRPEHRMIGHTAFLVTTRRLADGVTPPRPQRRPSRG; from the coding sequence GTGGCAGCAGGGCCGTTTCGTGCGGGGGATCGAGTGCAGTTGACCGACCCGAAGGGTCGGCAGTACACGATCGTGCTCGCCGAGGGTAAGGAGTACCACACCCATCGGGGGGCGATTGCGCACGACGACTTGATCGGTGCTCCCGAGGGGTCGGTGGTGACCTCCACGTACGGGACGGCGTATCTCGCGTTGAGGCCGTTGCTGCCCGATTACGTGCTGTCCATGCCGCGCGGGGCGCAGGTGATCTACCCGAAGGACGCCGCCCAGATCCTGATGTGGGGGGACATCTTCCCCGGCGCTCGGGTGTTGGAAGCCGGCGCGGGATCGGGAGCTTTGACGTGTTCGCTGCTGCGGGCCGTGGGGCCGGAGGGCAGTGTGACGTCCTACGAGGTGCGCGCCGACCACGCCGAACACGCTGTGCGGAATGTGGAGAAGTTCTTCGGCGAGAGGCCGTCGAACTGGACACTGCACGTGGCGGACCTCGCCTCGCACACGGGTGAGGTCGACCGCGTGGTGTTGGACATGTTGACGCCGTGGGAGGTGCTTCCCACCGTTTCGGAGGCGCTGGTGCCCGGCGGGGTCCTCGTGGGCTACGTGGCCACGGTCACACAGCTGTCGTCGTTCGTCGAGGCCCTCCGCGAACAGCAGTGCTGGACGGAGCCGCAGGCCTGGGAGACGCTGCTGCGGCCATGGCACGTGGTGGGACTCGCCGTGCGGCCGGAGCATCGCATGATCGGCCACACGGCGTTTCTGGTGACGACCCGCAGACTCGCGGACGGGGTCACCCCGCCCCGGCCGCAGCGCAGACCCAGCCGGGGCTGA
- a CDS encoding site-2 protease family protein — protein MLLFRVSGVPVLLAGSWWIGSLLIVALYTPLVTRMLPDAGLGLSAVLAGAFAVLLGLSVLAHELGHCLVALRFGMPVRRVRLFLLGGLSELVRSPRRPQQEALVALAGPGVSIALALVCWVLLLAIPADGAVWLLVAQCAVANGAVGVFNLLPGLPLDGGRLLRAGVWALRGTRSTGTRVAVVGGGLVAVALLGWALWGLAQGSEDRWLRLGVGVVTAWFVAMGATTEFASEGRRSWPEGLSVTDLMRPVLQLPAESPVSAALTASAGRGVVLVRADGVAAGLLDTEAAERLAASAPDSPAELAAQPIRAETVLVTSDSTDEIAEHVNQVPAWQFLVVDADSRPMGVLCRDDVHSALAAPSAYGTGPART, from the coding sequence ATGCTGCTCTTTCGCGTCAGCGGGGTGCCCGTTCTCCTCGCCGGCTCGTGGTGGATCGGCTCCTTGCTCATCGTGGCGCTCTACACCCCGTTGGTGACGCGGATGTTGCCTGACGCCGGCCTCGGGTTGTCAGCGGTACTGGCGGGGGCTTTCGCCGTGCTGCTCGGCCTGTCGGTGTTGGCCCACGAGCTCGGGCACTGCTTGGTGGCGTTGCGGTTCGGTATGCCGGTACGGCGCGTGCGGCTGTTCCTGCTCGGCGGGTTGTCGGAACTCGTGCGCTCCCCGCGGCGTCCCCAGCAGGAGGCGCTGGTCGCGTTGGCGGGCCCTGGGGTGTCGATTGCCCTCGCCCTGGTGTGCTGGGTGCTGCTGTTGGCGATTCCCGCGGACGGTGCCGTGTGGCTGCTGGTGGCGCAGTGCGCGGTGGCCAATGGGGCCGTGGGCGTGTTCAACCTGCTTCCTGGCCTCCCCCTCGACGGTGGTCGACTGCTGAGGGCCGGGGTGTGGGCGCTGCGCGGCACTCGTTCGACGGGTACGCGGGTGGCCGTCGTCGGCGGCGGCCTGGTGGCCGTGGCCTTACTCGGATGGGCCTTGTGGGGGCTGGCGCAGGGCAGTGAGGACCGCTGGCTGCGCCTCGGTGTCGGGGTCGTGACGGCGTGGTTCGTTGCGATGGGGGCCACCACGGAGTTCGCCTCGGAGGGCAGACGGAGCTGGCCCGAGGGGCTGTCGGTGACCGATCTCATGCGGCCCGTGTTGCAACTTCCCGCCGAGAGCCCGGTGTCGGCGGCGTTGACCGCCTCGGCCGGGCGCGGCGTGGTGCTCGTCCGTGCTGACGGTGTGGCGGCCGGGTTGCTCGACACGGAGGCCGCCGAGCGATTGGCCGCCTCGGCGCCCGACTCACCCGCCGAGCTGGCCGCACAGCCGATCCGGGCTGAGACAGTGCTGGTGACCTCCGACTCGACGGATGAGATCGCCGAACATGTCAACCAGGTACCGGCTTGGCAATTCCTCGTGGTGGACGCCGACAGCAGGCCTATGGGAGTGCTGTGCCGGGACGACGTGCACAGTGCGCTTGCTGCGCCGTCCGCCTATGGAACGGGCCCGGCTCGGACATAG
- a CDS encoding RecB family exonuclease — protein sequence MANGSTTTDTANAATPTQQTARRPALSPSRASDFKQCPLLYRFRAVDRLPEPPTKAQVRGTLVHSVLERLFGLPRADRTPERARELLRPTWSQLSEECPEWMELFSEENFDKELNQWLTSAEKLLDSYFKLEDPRRLDPEACELHVETELSSGVLLRGYIDRVDVAPTGEIRVVDYKTGAAPREIGEAKAMFQMKFYAVVLWRLRGIVPRQLKLMYLSDGQALAYTPDEPELARFERTLEAIWQAILRAGKTGDFRPNPSKLCGWCSHQALCPSFGGTPPEYPGWPEPDPGEESVLDRAD from the coding sequence ATGGCCAACGGCAGCACCACGACCGACACCGCGAACGCCGCCACCCCGACCCAGCAGACAGCGCGGCGTCCCGCCCTGTCTCCGTCGAGGGCCAGCGACTTCAAACAATGTCCTCTGCTCTATCGCTTCCGTGCCGTGGACCGACTTCCCGAGCCTCCCACCAAGGCGCAGGTGCGGGGCACACTCGTGCACTCGGTGCTGGAACGCCTGTTCGGCCTGCCGCGCGCCGACCGAACGCCCGAACGCGCCAGGGAACTACTCCGTCCCACCTGGTCGCAGTTGTCCGAGGAGTGTCCGGAGTGGATGGAGCTGTTCTCCGAGGAGAACTTCGACAAGGAACTGAACCAGTGGTTGACCTCCGCGGAGAAACTGCTCGACTCCTACTTCAAGTTGGAGGACCCGCGTCGACTCGACCCCGAAGCCTGTGAGCTGCACGTCGAGACCGAACTCAGCTCCGGTGTGCTGCTGCGCGGCTACATCGACCGGGTCGACGTCGCCCCCACCGGCGAGATCCGAGTCGTGGATTACAAGACCGGTGCCGCACCGAGGGAGATCGGTGAGGCCAAGGCGATGTTCCAGATGAAGTTCTACGCCGTGGTGTTGTGGCGGCTGCGGGGCATCGTGCCGCGGCAGCTCAAGCTCATGTACCTCAGTGACGGGCAGGCTCTGGCTTACACTCCCGACGAACCTGAACTGGCACGTTTCGAACGGACACTGGAGGCGATCTGGCAAGCCATTTTGCGCGCGGGGAAAACGGGGGACTTCCGCCCTAATCCGAGTAAGTTGTGCGGGTGGTGCTCCCATCAGGCACTGTGCCCGTCGTTCGGGGGCACACCGCCGGAGTACCCGGGTTGGCCCGAGCCGGACCCCGGGGAGGAATCGGTGCTGGACCGCGCGGATTGA
- a CDS encoding thioesterase family protein, which yields MVEAFYLSRGDGRYLPTEHTVGPWTPDAQHFGPPSALLVRELEALPRGTESGAQQLARVTVEILGPAPLSELTVSAEVVRPGRSVELLSAQLTADDRVVARASAWRMAATDTDEVATGTEPPLPSVAECSEALWPTGFRFHGGYLDAVEWRTVRGAVTSAGPAAVWARQRVALVDDEKPSPLQRLFVIADSGSGVSNVLDPAQWLFINSELTVHVLREPVGEWIGLDAATAVGPRGVGIARSALHDCEGQVAMGTQALLVRHR from the coding sequence GTGGTGGAGGCGTTCTACCTGTCCCGCGGCGACGGCCGCTATCTGCCCACCGAACACACGGTGGGACCGTGGACTCCCGACGCGCAGCACTTCGGCCCGCCGTCGGCCCTGCTGGTGCGTGAGCTGGAGGCCTTGCCCCGGGGCACGGAGTCCGGTGCGCAGCAGCTCGCCAGAGTCACCGTGGAGATCCTCGGCCCAGCACCACTGTCCGAACTGACCGTGTCGGCCGAAGTGGTCCGTCCCGGCCGGTCGGTGGAACTGCTGTCGGCCCAGCTCACGGCGGACGACAGGGTCGTCGCCCGGGCGTCGGCATGGCGTATGGCGGCCACCGACACCGATGAGGTCGCCACCGGGACCGAGCCCCCACTGCCCTCGGTCGCCGAATGCTCCGAGGCGTTGTGGCCCACCGGCTTCCGATTCCACGGCGGTTATCTCGACGCCGTGGAATGGCGCACCGTGCGGGGAGCCGTGACCAGCGCGGGTCCCGCCGCCGTCTGGGCGCGGCAACGCGTGGCCCTGGTCGACGACGAGAAGCCCAGCCCGCTCCAGCGCCTCTTCGTGATCGCCGATTCCGGTAGTGGGGTGTCGAACGTGCTGGACCCGGCGCAATGGCTGTTCATCAACTCGGAGCTCACCGTGCACGTGTTACGCGAGCCCGTGGGGGAATGGATTGGTCTCGACGCCGCCACGGCCGTCGGTCCTCGTGGCGTGGGCATCGCTCGCAGCGCCTTACACGACTGTGAGGGTCAGGTCGCGATGGGGACGCAGGCGTTGTTGGTACGCCACCGTTGA